A region of the Methanobrevibacter sp. genome:
GCTGTCGCTGAGCCAAGGCGCAACAACGAGTTCGTCATGCTGTGTCCCAACTGCCAGGGCCAGGTCAAGAATCCGATGGGGCTCTGCCCATATTGCGGCAGGCCATTGAGTGAGGACCCCGAAGAGAGGACAGCCAAGGGTTTGGTATTAGTCATTGTGGCAGTGATGGTTATCGCATTTTTAGCTATATTCATAATTTTATTTGCACTTATAGCAATACATTGAGGAGGTTATTATGTCTAAGTTTTGTCCCGAATGCGGAAGTCAAGTGAAAGAAAACGTAAAGTTCTGTGAGAAGTGTGGTGCCCAGATTGGGGCATCCCAAAACAGTGGAATGCCTGAAGCAAACAAGTATCTGCTTTATAATGCCAACAAGAAGAGCATGGCAGTAGCCATAATAATTTCATTCTTCTTCACCGGCTTGGGAATCGCCTATGCCGGAGACACATTGAAGGGAGTGCTGTACTTCATCGGTTCAATCGTGATCACTTTTGCCCTTGCGTTTGTCCGAATACGAGGAATCATTTTCTTCATAGTGCTTTTGGCAGTA
Encoded here:
- a CDS encoding zinc ribbon domain-containing protein, with protein sequence MAKFCENCGSPLKAGAQFCDKCGHKAVAEPRRNNEFVMLCPNCQGQVKNPMGLCPYCGRPLSEDPEERTAKGLVLVIVAVMVIAFLAIFIILFALIAIH
- a CDS encoding zinc-ribbon domain-containing protein encodes the protein MSKFCPECGSQVKENVKFCEKCGAQIGASQNSGMPEANKYLLYNANKKSMAVAIIISFFFTGLGIAYAGDTLKGVLYFIGSIVITFALAFVRIRGIIFFIVLLAVWIGGLILTYLEVEKTNEIARMQFMGN